Below is a window of Bacillota bacterium DNA.
GGGGTGGCACAGCCTGAGGCCGAACTGGCGACGCCTGCCATATCGCCGAGGCTGGCGCGGCTGTGGAAGAGGTTCAGGAAGACGCGCTCGCCCGAGATCCGGGAGCAACTCATCCTGGAGTACGCGCCGCTGGTGAAGCACGTGGCGGGGCGCCTGGCCGTCATGCTGCCGCCGTACGTGGAGTTCGACGACCTGGTGAGCTACGGGATGTTCGGGCTCGTGGAGGCGGTGGAGCGGTTCGACTTCG
It encodes the following:
- a CDS encoding sigma factor, which codes for MATPAISPRLARLWKRFRKTRSPEIREQLILEYAPLVKHVAGRLAVMLPPYVEFDDLVSYGMFGLVEAVERFDF